A window from Symbiopectobacterium purcellii encodes these proteins:
- a CDS encoding NADPH-dependent F420 reductase codes for MIITVVGTGNMGSSFVKRFTLAGHQVRVTGRDLNKAQALAAQFSGAQAEPAAVAAQGAQVIVLATAYGDAVSALSSLGDISGKVVIDITNPLSADYMSLTLGHSTSAAEEIANAFPAVRIVKAFNTTFAQVIAEGPAFAAGQVAPVFYAGDDVEAKATVQTLIASTGFKPVDAGTLRNARYLEPLAGLNIYFGYGAGLGTDIVPAWLSRA; via the coding sequence ATGATTATCACCGTTGTAGGTACCGGCAATATGGGGTCCAGTTTTGTTAAGCGTTTTACGCTGGCAGGGCATCAGGTTCGCGTGACAGGGCGTGACCTTAACAAAGCACAAGCATTAGCCGCGCAGTTTAGCGGTGCACAGGCCGAGCCTGCCGCCGTTGCCGCGCAAGGTGCGCAGGTGATTGTGTTGGCGACCGCTTACGGTGACGCGGTTAGCGCACTCTCTTCGCTGGGGGATATCAGCGGCAAAGTGGTGATTGATATTACTAACCCGCTGTCTGCGGATTACATGAGCCTGACGCTTGGTCACAGCACGTCAGCCGCGGAAGAGATTGCCAACGCTTTTCCGGCGGTACGCATCGTCAAAGCGTTTAACACCACGTTTGCACAGGTGATAGCAGAAGGCCCAGCCTTTGCCGCAGGACAGGTTGCACCCGTGTTCTATGCCGGAGATGACGTTGAGGCCAAAGCGACGGTTCAGACCTTGATTGCCAGTACGGGTTTCAAACCGGTCGATGCAGGCACGCTGCGCAATGCCCGTTACCTCGAACCGTTAGCCGGTTTGAATATCTATTTTGGCTACGGCGCTGGATTAGGCACCGATATCGTTCCGGCCTGGCTGAGCCGCGCATAA
- the baeR gene encoding two-component system response regulator BaeR — translation MTETLSNETLPEQVLIVEDEPKLGQLLVDYLQAAEYHTHWITHGDAVLPWVREHSPSLILLDLMLPGTDGLTLCRIIRQFSNVPIIMVTARSEEIDRLLGLEIGADDYICKPYSPREVVVRVKTLLRRCRWQSAPPPETGLEAALQIDNSRFQASYLGQPLDLTPAEFRLLKTLSTEPGKVFSREALLDKLYDDYRVVTDRTIDSHIKNLRRKLEQLDEQTSFIRTVYGMGYRWEAGSCEVI, via the coding sequence ATGACTGAAACCTTATCGAACGAGACGCTGCCAGAGCAGGTGCTGATTGTTGAAGATGAGCCCAAGCTCGGCCAACTTTTGGTGGACTACCTTCAGGCCGCAGAGTACCACACACACTGGATCACCCATGGCGATGCGGTGTTGCCTTGGGTACGTGAGCATTCACCGTCGTTGATTCTGCTGGATTTGATGCTGCCAGGCACCGATGGCCTGACGCTATGCCGCATCATCCGTCAGTTTTCCAATGTGCCGATTATTATGGTAACCGCGCGCAGCGAGGAGATTGATCGGCTGCTGGGATTGGAAATTGGTGCAGACGATTATATCTGCAAACCCTACAGTCCACGGGAAGTAGTGGTGCGGGTAAAAACCCTGCTGCGCCGCTGCCGTTGGCAATCTGCACCGCCGCCCGAGACAGGACTGGAAGCCGCCTTGCAGATCGATAATAGCCGGTTTCAGGCCAGCTACCTCGGACAACCACTCGATCTGACGCCGGCAGAGTTTCGCCTGCTGAAAACCCTTTCGACAGAGCCCGGTAAGGTGTTTTCGCGCGAAGCGCTGCTGGATAAGCTCTACGATGACTACCGCGTCGTGACCGATCGCACCATCGACAGCCATATCAAAAATCTGCGACGCAAGCTGGAGCAACTGGACGAACAGACATCGTTTATCCGCACCGTTTATGGCATGGGATACCGCTGGGAAGCCGGATCCTGTGAAGTGATCTAA
- the yegS gene encoding lipid kinase YegS: MSQHHPVSLLILKGKNTDNDVLRSAVQEYIKAGFTLHVRVTWEHGDAKRYVEEAVQLTVDNVIAAGGDGTINEVASALVQCVPAQRPTLGIIPLGTANDFATSCQIPLDVEHALALAVKGHATPVDVACVNDSHYFINMATGGFATRITTETPSKMKSALGGASYVLHALLRMDMLTAERCEIRGPDFQWSGDTLVIAIGNGRQAGGGQPLCPEALINDGQLQLRVLSAQELLPNMLQALFTGSENPNVIAATLPWLEIVAPDDITFNLDGEPLSANRFRIDIVPAALSCRLPPQCPLLV, from the coding sequence ATGAGCCAACATCATCCCGTATCCCTGCTGATTCTCAAAGGTAAAAACACCGATAACGACGTATTGCGCAGCGCAGTGCAAGAGTACATAAAAGCCGGATTTACGCTGCATGTACGCGTGACCTGGGAACACGGCGATGCCAAACGCTATGTCGAGGAAGCCGTGCAGCTTACGGTGGATAATGTGATTGCCGCCGGAGGGGATGGCACCATCAATGAGGTCGCCAGCGCACTGGTGCAATGTGTACCAGCCCAGCGTCCAACGCTTGGCATCATCCCACTCGGCACTGCGAATGATTTTGCCACCAGTTGCCAGATCCCGCTTGATGTTGAACATGCATTAGCGCTGGCGGTAAAAGGTCACGCGACGCCTGTCGATGTCGCCTGCGTCAACGACAGCCACTATTTTATCAATATGGCTACCGGCGGTTTTGCCACTCGCATCACCACAGAAACACCCTCGAAAATGAAATCCGCACTGGGAGGCGCGTCTTACGTGCTGCACGCCTTGCTGCGTATGGATATGCTGACCGCTGAGCGCTGTGAGATTCGCGGCCCCGATTTTCAATGGTCCGGCGATACGCTGGTGATCGCCATCGGTAACGGGCGGCAGGCGGGCGGCGGCCAACCACTGTGCCCGGAAGCACTGATCAACGATGGGCAATTGCAACTGCGCGTACTCTCAGCCCAGGAGTTGTTGCCTAACATGCTTCAGGCGCTGTTCACGGGCAGCGAGAACCCGAATGTGATCGCCGCGACCTTGCCCTGGCTGGAGATCGTTGCGCCCGACGACATCACCTTTAACCTGGATGGCGAGCCGTTAAGCGCCAACCGATTCCGCATCGACATCGTGCCCGCCGCCTTGAGCTGCCGGTTGCCGCCGCAGTGTCCACTGTTAGTCTGA
- a CDS encoding efflux RND transporter permease subunit: protein MKLTENFINNGTRIWLSILLLGLGGVIAFLNIGRLEDPAFTIKTAVVITRYDGATAQQVEEEVTLPLENAIQQLPYIDSISSISSVGLSQITINIKAQYGPDDLPQIWDVLRRRIGDAARQLPPGASPPFVNDDFGDVYGYFFSLYGDGYSNQELRNFAEVLRRELVVVPGVGKVAIVGVLPEEVQIEISRAQMTAANIVPQRLYDLLSRQNVVSNAGELLVGSESIRLHPTGEFDNVQELGNLLISEPGSPRSVYLRDIATISQGVTHSPNNIYRANTQAALSVGVSFAPSVNVIVVGNAIKARLAQLEAERPAGMALNVFYDQSHEVEGAVNGFIMNFLMALAIVIGTLLIFMGVRSGLVIAASLALNVLGTLLIMKLLNIELQRVSLGALVIALSMLVDNAIVIVEGVLVGRQRGATAMDAINRVVKQTMFPLLGATIIAVLAFAPIGLSNDSTGEYCKSLFQVLLISLMLSWFTALTLTPAFTKWAFEKQKMAPQNPDEPARNPYDGWLFRVYRSLLGTLLNQRTLTLTLLVGLLVAAVVGFGSVRQSFFPPSNTPIFFVDLWLPHSTDIAYTEKIAAEIEKHISEQPGVDNTMVTVGQGALRFMLTYNSQRQYANYAQILVRTDALNQIPTLIRDIEAYMRDNYPAVKGQAKRIMFGPSNSSSIEARFIGNDPMILPSLAATAEQIARADPDSDGVMHDWQESTKVIRPQFSDYLGRELGVDKREIDNALRMSFGGINVGLYRDGTRLMPIVLRTPDAERLNADRLNDVMIWSQARQAFIPIDNVVNRFTTEWEDPLIMRRDRMRTLTVQADPSSQSGETSAELLGRIKPAIDDMALPHGYRLEWGGDYQSTKEAQEGLLTSLPIAFIVMFIITVLMFSSVKHAIAIWLTVPLALIGVTVGFLLTGIPLGFMALIGLLSLSGMLIRNGIVLVEEIGLQREQKPMRDAIIDASTSRLRPILLTAFTTVLGLAPLLSDAFFQSMAVVIMFGLGFATVLTLLVLPVIYSCMNKDEKAVSVAS from the coding sequence ATGAAACTGACAGAGAACTTTATCAACAACGGCACTCGCATCTGGCTGTCGATTTTATTGTTGGGTCTGGGTGGCGTCATTGCCTTTCTGAATATTGGCCGATTGGAAGATCCTGCGTTTACCATCAAAACGGCGGTGGTCATTACCCGTTATGACGGCGCTACCGCGCAGCAGGTCGAGGAAGAGGTGACCTTACCGCTGGAGAATGCCATTCAGCAACTGCCCTACATCGATAGTATTTCCTCGATTTCCAGCGTGGGGCTGTCGCAAATCACCATCAATATCAAAGCGCAGTATGGACCGGATGATTTACCACAGATCTGGGACGTACTACGGCGCCGTATTGGTGATGCGGCACGCCAACTGCCACCCGGTGCGAGTCCGCCTTTCGTCAACGATGATTTTGGCGATGTGTATGGCTACTTCTTTTCCCTCTATGGCGATGGCTATTCCAATCAGGAGTTGCGTAATTTTGCTGAGGTACTGCGCCGCGAACTGGTGGTCGTGCCGGGGGTAGGAAAAGTGGCGATCGTCGGGGTGTTGCCGGAAGAGGTGCAAATAGAAATCTCCCGAGCTCAGATGACCGCTGCCAATATTGTGCCGCAGCGCTTGTATGATTTGCTCAGTCGGCAAAATGTCGTGTCCAATGCCGGTGAACTCTTGGTCGGCAGCGAATCGATCCGTTTGCACCCCACCGGTGAGTTCGACAACGTACAAGAACTGGGTAACCTGTTGATCAGCGAACCTGGCAGTCCGCGCAGCGTCTATCTGCGAGATATTGCCACCATCAGCCAGGGTGTAACGCATTCGCCGAACAATATCTATCGCGCCAATACGCAGGCTGCGCTCTCCGTTGGTGTCTCTTTTGCTCCCAGCGTAAACGTGATTGTGGTGGGCAATGCCATCAAAGCACGGTTGGCGCAGTTGGAAGCCGAACGACCTGCAGGCATGGCGTTGAATGTGTTTTACGACCAGTCCCATGAAGTTGAGGGGGCGGTGAATGGTTTTATCATGAACTTCCTGATGGCGTTGGCGATTGTCATTGGTACGTTGCTGATTTTTATGGGCGTTCGCAGTGGACTGGTGATTGCTGCTTCTTTGGCGCTGAACGTGTTGGGCACGCTGCTGATCATGAAGTTGCTGAATATCGAATTGCAGCGTGTTTCTCTTGGGGCATTGGTGATAGCGCTCAGCATGCTGGTCGATAACGCGATTGTGATCGTTGAAGGCGTATTGGTTGGTAGGCAGCGCGGTGCTACGGCGATGGATGCGATCAACCGCGTGGTGAAGCAGACTATGTTCCCGCTGTTGGGGGCGACGATTATTGCCGTGCTGGCGTTTGCGCCTATTGGTTTGTCTAACGACTCCACCGGTGAGTATTGTAAATCACTGTTTCAGGTACTGCTTATCTCGCTGATGCTGAGTTGGTTTACTGCACTGACACTCACACCCGCTTTCACCAAGTGGGCGTTTGAAAAGCAGAAAATGGCACCGCAGAACCCGGATGAACCGGCGAGAAATCCCTACGATGGTTGGCTATTTCGCGTCTATCGTTCCCTGTTGGGTACCTTGCTCAACCAGCGCACCTTGACGTTAACGCTGTTGGTAGGCTTGCTCGTCGCAGCGGTAGTGGGGTTTGGCAGTGTGCGGCAAAGCTTTTTCCCGCCGTCGAATACGCCTATCTTCTTTGTCGATCTCTGGCTGCCACATAGCACCGATATTGCTTATACCGAGAAGATCGCGGCGGAAATCGAAAAGCACATCAGCGAGCAACCCGGTGTCGACAATACCATGGTGACGGTAGGACAGGGGGCGTTACGGTTTATGCTGACCTACAACTCCCAGCGACAATACGCCAACTATGCGCAGATATTGGTGCGTACGGACGCGCTGAATCAGATCCCGACGTTGATTCGGGATATTGAAGCCTATATGCGTGATAACTACCCGGCGGTGAAAGGTCAGGCGAAGCGCATTATGTTTGGCCCGTCCAATAGCAGTTCGATCGAAGCGCGATTTATTGGTAACGATCCCATGATACTGCCTTCGTTAGCGGCCACGGCGGAGCAGATAGCGAGAGCTGATCCGGATTCCGATGGGGTGATGCACGACTGGCAGGAAAGCACCAAAGTCATTCGTCCGCAGTTCTCTGATTACCTCGGGCGTGAGTTGGGTGTTGACAAGCGTGAGATCGACAATGCGTTGCGGATGAGCTTTGGCGGCATCAATGTGGGGCTTTACCGTGACGGAACACGCTTGATGCCTATCGTGTTGCGTACGCCGGATGCGGAGCGGTTAAATGCCGACCGGCTCAATGACGTCATGATCTGGAGTCAGGCGCGACAAGCATTCATTCCGATCGATAATGTGGTTAACCGCTTCACGACCGAATGGGAAGATCCGCTGATTATGCGTCGCGATCGTATGCGTACGCTGACGGTACAGGCCGATCCCTCGTCGCAAAGTGGTGAAACCTCTGCCGAGCTGTTGGGGCGTATTAAGCCTGCTATCGATGATATGGCGCTGCCGCATGGCTATCGTCTCGAGTGGGGCGGTGACTATCAAAGTACCAAAGAGGCGCAGGAAGGGCTGCTCACCAGTCTACCCATTGCCTTTATCGTGATGTTTATCATCACCGTATTGATGTTTAGCTCGGTGAAGCATGCCATCGCCATTTGGCTTACCGTGCCGCTGGCGTTAATCGGTGTCACCGTCGGGTTCCTGCTTACCGGGATTCCGCTCGGCTTCATGGCGTTGATTGGCCTGCTTAGCCTGAGCGGAATGTTGATTCGTAACGGTATTGTATTGGTGGAAGAGATTGGTCTGCAACGGGAGCAAAAACCGATGCGTGATGCCATCATTGATGCATCGACCTCCCGTTTGCGTCCTATCCTGCTCACCGCGTTTACCACGGTGTTGGGGTTAGCCCCGTTACTGAGCGATGCCTTCTTCCAAAGCATGGCGGTGGTTATCATGTTTGGTCTGGGTTTTGCCACCGTGTTGACACTACTGGTATTGCCCGTGATTTACAGTTGTATGAATAAGGACGAGAAAGCAGTATCCGTCGCCTCCTGA
- a CDS encoding LysR family transcriptional regulator — protein MDKFQAMNTFVAVVEAGSFVGAMDTVALSKPVVSRHVAELEEYLGVRLLQRTTRRLSLTEEGQNYYLRCKELLASVKEAESEITACSAEVHGRLRVGAPQTFGVKYLAPLWGKFVEENPQVKLDIILSDRVVDLVEEGYDVVIRIAQLPNSMLVCRPLAKTRMVLCASPAYLAQQGTPLHPQALRDHRVISYSYWAPGNEWHFSPNDGGETIAVKTQPHIHANNGDTCRYAALAHQGIILQPDFLVGEDLRAGTLVEVLPDYRSLALNIYAVYPTRKLLPLKVRRFIDFLAEQLSTPPWYGCTGTPGNRR, from the coding sequence ATGGACAAGTTTCAGGCCATGAATACCTTTGTGGCGGTCGTTGAGGCAGGCAGTTTTGTCGGTGCTATGGACACGGTGGCGTTATCTAAGCCGGTGGTGTCACGCCACGTTGCCGAGTTAGAGGAGTATCTCGGTGTGCGTCTGTTGCAACGCACAACGCGTCGATTATCGTTGACGGAGGAAGGCCAGAACTACTATTTGCGCTGCAAAGAGTTGCTGGCATCGGTAAAAGAAGCCGAATCAGAAATTACCGCCTGCTCGGCGGAGGTACATGGGCGATTACGCGTGGGTGCACCGCAAACCTTCGGCGTGAAATACCTCGCGCCGCTGTGGGGTAAATTTGTGGAAGAAAACCCGCAGGTGAAACTCGATATCATTCTGTCAGACCGCGTGGTGGATCTGGTGGAAGAAGGTTACGACGTGGTGATTCGCATCGCGCAATTGCCTAACTCCATGTTGGTGTGTCGTCCGCTCGCCAAAACACGCATGGTGCTGTGTGCCTCACCGGCCTATCTGGCGCAGCAGGGTACACCGCTACATCCGCAGGCGCTGCGCGATCATCGCGTTATCTCTTACAGCTACTGGGCACCGGGCAATGAGTGGCACTTCTCTCCCAACGATGGCGGTGAGACTATCGCGGTGAAAACCCAGCCGCATATTCATGCCAACAACGGAGATACCTGCCGTTATGCCGCGCTGGCGCATCAAGGCATTATTCTGCAACCGGATTTTCTGGTAGGTGAGGATTTACGCGCAGGCACACTGGTCGAAGTGCTACCTGATTACAGATCGCTGGCGCTGAATATTTACGCCGTCTACCCGACGCGCAAATTGCTGCCACTGAAGGTAAGACGCTTTATCGATTTTCTGGCCGAACAGCTTAGCACTCCCCCCTGGTACGGCTGCACGGGTACGCCGGGAAATCGGCGTTAA
- a CDS encoding glutathione S-transferase family protein: MSGLVNGQWVNGDVAAEEIKNGAFQRQETLFRQTTLIPEAGRYQLFVSYLCPWASRTLMFRKLKGLENIVSLSIAQPVIADNGWAFTTPQEAGEHVAPVRYLHQLYTARDAHYTGKVSVPVLWDRIEGRIVNNESADIIRLFNSQFDSLTGNHEDYYPLALRPTIDEWNELIYHNINNGVYKTGFAKTQEHYENAVTTLFDTLDRVETHLATNRYIAGDTITEADWRLFVTLVRFDVAYHGAFKCNIRRIEDYPHLSNYLRELYQWPGIKETVNIDHIKAGYYGIRWLNPTGIVPLGPQVDLQRAHNRATLGN, translated from the coding sequence ATGTCAGGTTTAGTTAACGGCCAATGGGTCAATGGCGATGTCGCCGCAGAAGAGATCAAAAACGGGGCCTTTCAGCGTCAGGAAACGCTGTTTCGCCAAACTACGCTGATCCCAGAAGCAGGGCGCTATCAACTTTTTGTTTCTTATCTCTGCCCGTGGGCATCACGCACCTTGATGTTCCGCAAGCTCAAGGGACTAGAAAATATTGTTTCCCTGTCCATTGCACAACCGGTGATTGCAGATAACGGCTGGGCGTTTACCACCCCGCAAGAGGCCGGCGAACACGTTGCTCCCGTGCGCTATCTCCATCAGTTGTATACCGCCAGAGATGCCCATTACACCGGTAAGGTTTCTGTACCGGTGCTGTGGGATCGTATCGAAGGGCGTATCGTCAATAACGAATCGGCCGATATCATCCGTCTGTTCAACAGCCAGTTTGATTCCTTGACCGGGAACCATGAGGATTATTACCCCCTCGCGCTGCGCCCCACCATTGACGAATGGAACGAGCTGATTTACCACAACATCAACAACGGCGTATACAAAACCGGCTTTGCCAAAACCCAAGAACACTACGAAAACGCCGTGACGACGCTGTTCGATACGTTGGATCGCGTTGAGACACATCTGGCGACGAATCGCTATATCGCGGGTGATACCATTACCGAGGCTGACTGGCGGCTGTTTGTCACCCTGGTACGTTTCGATGTGGCTTATCACGGTGCATTCAAATGCAATATCCGCCGCATAGAAGATTACCCTCACCTGTCGAATTACTTGCGTGAGCTTTACCAGTGGCCTGGCATCAAAGAGACGGTCAATATCGACCATATCAAAGCGGGTTATTACGGTATCCGCTGGCTGAATCCGACCGGCATTGTGCCGCTCGGCCCGCAGGTTGATTTACAACGCGCGCACAACCGCGCCACCCTCGGGAACTAA
- a CDS encoding isochorismatase family protein, which translates to MKKVLSVAIASLLMAGVCAPSFAQDRPADIISPIADQILPNKVSAADARKAGRVAYDKPTPENTIMLFIDQQVGLMASTRDFNQASGYKANVVALAEMAKALKIPVLITSSNAQWQNGDTLPELKEIFKDEPIYRRTGIINAYEDPSFRKALEDLVKKTGRTHIIISGVTLGTCVAFPTLAMLNDGYQVYPVVDASGAWSKYEADAAMQRMTAAGAQLETVYALGAELQADWKKPSADAMLKPFIDGLPEYGWILQNYWNNANKHTVPDPFGVVK; encoded by the coding sequence ATGAAAAAAGTACTTAGCGTCGCCATCGCATCGCTGTTGATGGCTGGGGTTTGCGCGCCGTCGTTTGCTCAGGATCGTCCGGCCGACATCATCAGCCCGATAGCCGATCAGATTCTGCCGAACAAAGTCAGCGCTGCCGATGCGCGTAAAGCCGGACGCGTAGCCTACGACAAGCCAACGCCCGAAAACACCATTATGTTGTTTATCGATCAGCAGGTGGGGTTGATGGCCAGTACGCGTGATTTCAATCAGGCATCCGGCTATAAAGCCAACGTGGTCGCGTTGGCCGAAATGGCGAAAGCGTTAAAGATTCCGGTGTTGATCACCTCGTCGAATGCGCAATGGCAAAACGGCGACACTCTGCCGGAACTGAAAGAAATCTTTAAAGATGAACCCATTTATCGCCGCACTGGGATCATCAATGCCTATGAAGATCCTTCATTCCGTAAGGCGTTGGAAGATCTGGTGAAAAAGACCGGTCGTACGCATATCATTATTTCCGGGGTCACGTTGGGGACCTGCGTTGCCTTCCCGACGCTTGCCATGTTAAATGACGGCTATCAGGTTTATCCCGTGGTGGATGCCTCCGGTGCCTGGAGTAAGTATGAAGCGGATGCGGCGATGCAACGCATGACGGCAGCGGGCGCGCAGTTGGAAACGGTCTACGCGTTAGGGGCAGAACTTCAAGCCGACTGGAAGAAACCCTCCGCCGATGCCATGTTGAAACCCTTTATCGACGGGCTGCCGGAATACGGTTGGATCTTGCAGAACTACTGGAACAACGCCAACAAACACACGGTGCCAGATCCGTTTGGTGTGGTGAAGTAA
- the psiE gene encoding phosphate-starvation-inducible protein PsiE, whose product MPGSARGLKVAKMLQTILNIGLLLLATILVIFLMKETFHLAQVLLISSEQDSSFQLIEGIVIYFLYFEFIALIVKYFQSGYHFPLRYFVYIGITAIIRLIIVDHKDPLDTLAYAAAILVLVVTLYLANSKRLKRE is encoded by the coding sequence ATGCCGGGTTCTGCGCGCGGGCTCAAAGTGGCGAAAATGCTTCAGACGATACTCAATATTGGGTTATTGCTGCTGGCGACCATTCTGGTGATTTTCCTGATGAAAGAGACCTTTCATCTGGCGCAGGTGTTGCTGATCAGCAGTGAACAAGACTCTTCTTTTCAGCTTATTGAAGGGATTGTTATCTACTTTCTCTATTTTGAGTTTATCGCGCTCATCGTGAAGTATTTTCAATCGGGCTATCATTTTCCGCTACGCTATTTTGTCTATATCGGCATTACCGCGATTATTCGCCTGATCATCGTGGACCACAAAGATCCGCTGGATACCTTGGCGTATGCCGCCGCTATTCTGGTGCTGGTGGTGACGCTCTATCTGGCGAACAGCAAACGGCTTAAACGCGAGTAA
- the trhP gene encoding prephenate-dependent tRNA uridine(34) hydroxylase TrhP, producing the protein MFKPELLSPAGTLKNMRYAFAYGADAIYAGQPRYSLRVRNNEFNHQTLALAINEAHELGKKFYVVVNIAPHNAKLKTFLRDLQPVIDMGPDALIMSDPGLIMLVREHFPQMQVHLSVQANAVNWATVKFWQQMGLSRVILSRELSLEEIAEIRQQVPDMELEIFVHGALCMAYSGRCLLSGYINKRDPNQGTCTNACRWEYKVQEGKEDDTGNIVHLHEPIPVQNVEPTLGIGEPTDKVFMLEENLRPGEYMSAFEDEHGTYIMNSRDLRAIQHVERLTQMHVHSLKIEGRTKSFYYCARTAQVYRQAIDDAAAGKPFDPTLLQTLEGLAHRGYTEGFLRRHVHEDYQNYEYGYSVSDRQQFVGEFTGERRNGLAEVAVKNKFSLGDSVEMMTPNGNIQFTLDALQNAKGEAIDVAPGNGHIVYLPVPDDVALEFALLLRNLPSDVTTRNPNAA; encoded by the coding sequence ATGTTTAAACCGGAACTGCTTTCTCCGGCCGGTACGCTAAAAAATATGCGCTACGCCTTCGCGTATGGCGCTGATGCGATTTATGCCGGTCAACCCCGTTACAGCCTGCGCGTGCGTAATAACGAATTCAACCACCAGACGCTGGCGCTCGCGATCAACGAAGCCCACGAACTGGGGAAAAAATTCTACGTGGTGGTGAACATCGCCCCGCACAACGCCAAACTGAAAACCTTCCTGCGCGATCTTCAACCGGTGATTGATATGGGGCCGGATGCGTTGATCATGTCCGATCCCGGCCTGATCATGCTGGTCAGAGAACACTTCCCGCAGATGCAGGTTCATCTTTCGGTGCAAGCCAACGCGGTGAACTGGGCAACGGTGAAATTCTGGCAGCAAATGGGGCTGAGCCGCGTGATCCTGTCTCGCGAACTGTCACTGGAAGAGATTGCCGAAATCCGCCAGCAGGTACCGGACATGGAGCTGGAAATTTTCGTGCACGGTGCATTATGCATGGCCTACTCTGGCCGCTGTCTGCTTTCCGGCTATATCAATAAGCGTGACCCCAATCAGGGTACCTGCACCAACGCCTGCCGTTGGGAATACAAAGTGCAGGAAGGGAAAGAAGACGATACCGGCAATATCGTTCACCTGCATGAACCGATTCCGGTACAGAATGTAGAACCCACGCTGGGTATTGGTGAGCCGACCGACAAAGTGTTTATGCTGGAAGAGAACCTGCGCCCCGGTGAGTACATGAGTGCATTCGAAGATGAGCACGGCACCTACATCATGAACTCGCGCGATCTGCGCGCCATTCAGCACGTTGAACGTTTAACCCAGATGCATGTGCATTCGCTCAAGATCGAAGGCCGCACCAAATCCTTCTATTACTGTGCACGCACAGCACAGGTTTACCGTCAGGCGATCGACGATGCTGCCGCAGGCAAGCCCTTCGATCCGACACTGCTGCAAACGCTGGAAGGTCTGGCGCACCGCGGTTATACCGAAGGTTTCCTGCGTCGCCACGTTCATGAAGATTACCAAAACTACGAATACGGCTATTCGGTATCAGACCGTCAGCAGTTTGTCGGTGAATTTACCGGCGAGCGGCGTAACGGATTGGCTGAAGTGGCAGTGAAAAACAAGTTCTCACTCGGTGACAGCGTGGAGATGATGACGCCGAACGGCAACATTCAATTCACACTCGATGCGCTGCAAAACGCCAAAGGTGAAGCCATCGATGTCGCCCCGGGGAACGGGCATATCGTTTACCTGCCAGTGCCCGATGACGTGGCGCTGGAGTTTGCGTTACTGCTGCGTAACCTGCCGAGTGACGTGACCACCCGTAACCCCAATGCAGCGTAA